One stretch of Croceibacterium atlanticum DNA includes these proteins:
- a CDS encoding branched-chain amino acid aminotransferase, with product MATLADARIDIARIPHPAPVPSATRMQAIADPGFGKVFTDHMVSIDWVEELGWHNAVLGPREPISLDPAAAVLHYAQEIFEGLKAYKLADGTMALFRPEKNAKRFNESARRLAMPALPEDAFVEAVRVLSLADRDWFPEVEGGSLYLRPFMFASEPFLGVRPAKQYKFLVIASPAGNYFKSGAPAVSIWVSRDYTRAAPGGTGAAKCGGNYAASLVPQAEAIERGHDQVVFLDAAEKKWIEELGGMNLFFVFDDGTMITPPLGGTILPGITRDSLLMLAREEGLTVREERYSLEQWRDDATSGKLVETFACGTAAVVTPVGRVAGHDGEFTIGSGGPGQMTSRLREKLVAIQRGTAPDPHDWVMRLD from the coding sequence ATGGCGACTCTCGCCGACGCTCGCATCGATATAGCCCGTATCCCCCACCCCGCTCCGGTCCCGTCTGCCACGCGTATGCAGGCGATCGCCGATCCGGGGTTCGGCAAGGTATTCACCGATCACATGGTTTCGATCGACTGGGTGGAGGAACTGGGCTGGCACAATGCGGTGCTCGGCCCGCGGGAACCCATCAGCCTCGATCCTGCGGCGGCCGTGCTGCATTATGCGCAGGAAATCTTCGAAGGCCTGAAGGCTTACAAGCTGGCCGACGGCACGATGGCCCTGTTCCGCCCGGAAAAGAATGCGAAGCGGTTCAATGAATCCGCCCGCCGCCTTGCCATGCCGGCCCTGCCCGAAGACGCCTTCGTCGAAGCGGTGCGCGTGCTTTCACTCGCCGATCGGGACTGGTTCCCCGAAGTGGAAGGCGGTTCGCTCTATCTGCGCCCCTTCATGTTCGCCAGCGAACCCTTCCTGGGCGTGCGTCCGGCCAAGCAGTACAAGTTCCTGGTCATCGCCAGCCCGGCTGGCAATTACTTCAAATCAGGCGCGCCGGCCGTGTCCATCTGGGTCAGCCGCGATTACACGCGGGCTGCACCGGGCGGCACCGGCGCGGCCAAATGCGGCGGCAATTATGCCGCCAGCCTGGTCCCCCAGGCCGAAGCGATAGAGCGCGGGCACGATCAGGTCGTTTTCCTCGACGCAGCCGAAAAGAAATGGATCGAGGAACTGGGCGGCATGAACCTGTTCTTCGTGTTCGATGATGGCACGATGATCACCCCGCCGCTGGGCGGAACGATCCTGCCCGGCATCACCCGCGACAGCCTGCTGATGCTCGCCCGCGAAGAAGGGCTGACCGTTCGCGAGGAACGCTACAGCCTCGAACAATGGCGCGACGATGCGACCAGCGGCAAGCTGGTGGAAACCTTCGCCTGCGGCACTGCGGCCGTTGTTACCCCGGTGGGGCGCGTGGCCGGCCATGATGGTGAATTCACCATTGGCAGCGGCGGGCCGGGCCAGATGACATCCCGCCTTCGTGAAAAGCTGGTGGCCATCCAGCGCGGCACCGCGCCGGATCCCCATGACTGGGTGATGCGGCTCGACTGA
- a CDS encoding M20/M25/M40 family metallo-hydrolase encodes MHRKHIFALAGAALLAVATAPAMAAEPDDIARIIDEGLNHSQVQTTAAELLDGIGARLTNSPNMRKAEEWAIQEFRDLGLSNIRREGFEFGRGWESTYSYANLVAPRPLQLTVAPIAWMPGTNGQPIEAEVFVAPMSKKEHFDAYRGKLSGKIVLVSTPGTGDEPTRPAFTRLDSADIAKRDEIALPIYDPEAADRRSDRVEFALEQAAFLKSEGALAMVKMSYRDGKLLHGSGYTFQDGKSPEIPGFEMAAEDYRRLARLAKTGPAPVISLASDARFVDGDTKAYNIIAEIPGTDPKAGYVMAGAHFDSWALGDGAVDNGAGSLAVMEAARILKTIGAKPKRTIRFVLWAAEEQGLLGSLAYIRQHMVERQGDDGSTSMENYYKWADLWPIEPKPGYYDLKAYFNMDNGSGKLRGIHAEGNVGAEKLLRKWLSPFAGLGAGSVVSGNTGGTDHVFMQQVGLPGFQFIQDPLDYSARLHHTNIDTMDHVRFDDMRQASVVMAGMLLQSANDSETLPREPLPKQPSVTEPFKYEYPED; translated from the coding sequence ATGCACAGGAAGCACATATTCGCCCTGGCCGGCGCCGCATTGCTTGCGGTTGCGACTGCGCCGGCAATGGCCGCGGAACCGGACGACATCGCCCGGATCATCGATGAAGGGCTGAACCACAGCCAGGTTCAGACCACGGCCGCCGAACTGCTTGACGGGATCGGTGCCCGGCTTACCAATTCGCCGAATATGCGCAAGGCGGAAGAATGGGCGATCCAGGAGTTCCGGGATCTGGGGCTCAGCAATATCCGCCGCGAAGGGTTTGAATTCGGCCGCGGCTGGGAATCGACCTATAGTTACGCCAATCTGGTCGCGCCGCGCCCACTGCAACTGACCGTGGCGCCGATCGCGTGGATGCCGGGCACGAATGGCCAGCCGATCGAAGCCGAAGTCTTCGTCGCGCCGATGAGCAAGAAGGAACATTTCGACGCCTATCGCGGCAAGCTGTCCGGCAAGATCGTGCTGGTCAGCACCCCCGGAACGGGCGACGAGCCGACCCGCCCCGCCTTCACCCGCCTGGATTCCGCCGATATCGCCAAGCGGGACGAAATCGCCCTGCCCATTTACGATCCCGAAGCGGCCGATCGCCGGTCTGACCGGGTTGAATTCGCGCTGGAACAGGCCGCCTTCCTGAAAAGCGAAGGCGCGCTGGCGATGGTCAAGATGTCCTATCGCGACGGCAAATTGCTGCATGGCAGCGGCTATACCTTCCAGGATGGCAAGAGCCCCGAAATCCCCGGCTTTGAAATGGCTGCGGAAGATTATCGCCGGCTGGCGCGCCTGGCCAAGACCGGCCCGGCCCCGGTAATTTCCCTGGCAAGCGACGCCCGCTTCGTGGACGGCGACACCAAGGCCTATAACATCATCGCCGAAATCCCCGGCACCGATCCGAAAGCCGGCTATGTCATGGCTGGCGCCCATTTCGACAGCTGGGCGCTGGGCGATGGTGCGGTCGATAATGGTGCGGGCAGCCTTGCCGTGATGGAGGCCGCGCGCATCCTGAAGACCATCGGCGCCAAGCCGAAGCGCACGATCAGGTTCGTGCTGTGGGCGGCTGAAGAACAGGGCCTGCTCGGCTCGCTCGCCTATATTCGCCAGCACATGGTGGAACGCCAGGGCGACGATGGCAGCACTTCGATGGAAAACTATTACAAATGGGCCGATCTCTGGCCGATCGAGCCGAAGCCCGGCTATTATGACCTGAAAGCCTATTTCAACATGGATAACGGGTCGGGCAAGCTGCGCGGCATCCATGCCGAAGGCAATGTCGGCGCGGAAAAGCTGCTGCGCAAATGGCTTTCCCCCTTCGCCGGTCTGGGCGCGGGCAGTGTCGTATCCGGCAATACGGGCGGCACGGACCATGTGTTCATGCAGCAGGTCGGCCTGCCCGGTTTCCAGTTCATCCAGGATCCGCTCGATTATTCGGCGCGTCTGCACCACACCAATATCGACACGATGGACCATGTGCGTTTCGACGACATGCGCCAGGCATCCGTGGTGATGGCCGGTATGCTGCTGCAATCCGCCAATGACAGCGAAACACTGCCGCGCGAACCGCTGCCCAAGCAGCCCAGCGTGACGGAACCGTTCAAATACGAATATCCGGAAGACTGA
- a CDS encoding TlyA family RNA methyltransferase, translated as MTKKRRIDQLLVERGLAESRARAQALVMAGLVFAGESRIDKPGQQVKEDTAIEVRGRDHPWVGRGGVKLAHAIEAFGLDPTGAVAMDIGSSTGGFTEVLLENGAEHVFAVDVGTNQLAWKLRQDPRVTVLEQTNARALTEEQIDRPCNWVVCDASFISLSKVLDVPLKLAAPHCRLVALIKPQFEVRREEVGKGGIIRDETLHKRVCDEVSAWLEAEGWTIQGIVESPIKGTEGNVEFLISAERSTKD; from the coding sequence ATGACGAAAAAACGGCGCATCGATCAATTGCTTGTGGAGCGTGGGCTTGCCGAAAGCCGGGCCCGTGCGCAAGCGCTGGTCATGGCCGGGCTGGTCTTTGCCGGGGAGAGCCGGATCGACAAGCCCGGTCAGCAGGTGAAGGAAGACACCGCCATCGAAGTGCGCGGGCGGGACCATCCCTGGGTCGGCCGCGGGGGTGTGAAACTGGCCCACGCGATCGAGGCATTCGGGCTCGATCCCACGGGCGCGGTGGCCATGGATATCGGCAGTTCCACCGGCGGCTTTACCGAAGTCTTGCTGGAAAACGGGGCGGAACATGTCTTCGCGGTGGATGTCGGCACCAATCAGCTGGCCTGGAAATTGCGCCAGGATCCGCGTGTCACCGTGCTGGAACAGACCAATGCCCGCGCCCTGACCGAAGAACAGATCGACCGGCCCTGCAACTGGGTGGTGTGCGACGCGTCCTTCATCTCGCTGTCCAAGGTTCTGGATGTGCCGCTGAAGCTTGCCGCGCCGCATTGCCGCCTCGTGGCTCTTATCAAGCCGCAATTCGAAGTCCGGCGCGAGGAAGTGGGCAAGGGCGGCATCATCCGTGACGAGACGCTGCACAAGCGTGTCTGCGATGAAGTGAGCGCCTGGCTGGAAGCGGAAGGCTGGACAATCCAGGGTATCGTGGAAAGCCCGATCAAGGGTACTGAAGGCAATGTGGAATTTCTGATTTCTGCGGAGCGTAGCACTAAAGATTGA
- a CDS encoding DUF885 domain-containing protein: MTNPFRAIIATTLLIAATPAAAQEETAGWIERSNEYTSELMEMQAQFAPESFAQLGLEQYDGLAMDLGPDLDTRYISAARQQIAEFRQALAQTNDPNLRQDLEILIHSLELDVESTRLGSELMLDWYDIPQVVFGNINGLLDDQVVPERRAKAVELLRRYTGLHEGSTPLTELAKARFEESRTPGKIGPYRGDVADALPKIPTYIQGIRDLFAKYDIAAPAALDAMERQFTEYGEWEEAHVLPAARDDFRLPPELYAHRLKTMGIDIDPETLIRRARRGFYEIRQQMDGLAPLVAAKMGFEKTDYPSVIAELQKTTVPKEELESFYAERLGNLEEVVRRENVVSLPDYPVLMRLASDAESAASPAPHMLMPRLIGNTGERGTFVLTTANPSAGEEEYNDFNFAAASWTLSVHEGRPGHELQFAQMVERGVSQARILYAFNSTNAEGWALYAEAEMQPYEPIEGQLIALQHRLLRASRAMLDPMLNLGQIDVESARRILAEEARFSPAMVQQELDRYTFRMPGQAGSYYYGYSQIIDLRIATELALGEKFDRQAFNDFLIGQGLLPIDLLAEAVRNDFIPSQMGKTS, encoded by the coding sequence ATGACCAATCCGTTCCGGGCGATTATCGCCACCACGCTGTTGATCGCCGCCACGCCTGCTGCCGCGCAGGAAGAAACGGCCGGCTGGATCGAACGCAGCAATGAATACACATCGGAACTGATGGAAATGCAGGCGCAGTTCGCGCCTGAAAGCTTCGCGCAACTGGGGCTGGAACAGTATGACGGGCTGGCGATGGATCTCGGGCCCGATCTCGATACGCGCTACATCTCCGCCGCCAGGCAGCAGATTGCCGAATTCAGGCAGGCACTGGCCCAGACGAATGATCCGAATTTGCGGCAGGATCTGGAAATCCTCATCCATTCGCTCGAACTGGATGTGGAATCCACCCGGCTCGGTTCGGAACTGATGCTCGACTGGTATGATATTCCGCAGGTGGTTTTTGGTAATATCAACGGCTTGCTGGATGATCAGGTAGTGCCGGAACGCCGCGCCAAGGCCGTGGAACTGCTCCGCCGCTATACCGGCCTGCATGAAGGCAGCACCCCGCTGACCGAACTGGCCAAGGCCCGGTTCGAAGAAAGCCGCACCCCCGGCAAGATCGGCCCCTATCGCGGCGATGTGGCGGACGCGCTGCCCAAGATTCCCACCTATATCCAGGGCATAAGGGACCTGTTCGCCAAATACGATATTGCCGCCCCCGCAGCGCTGGACGCGATGGAACGGCAGTTCACCGAATATGGCGAATGGGAAGAAGCCCATGTCCTGCCGGCCGCACGCGACGATTTTCGCCTGCCGCCCGAACTTTATGCCCATCGGCTGAAGACGATGGGCATCGATATCGATCCCGAAACGCTGATCAGGCGCGCCCGGCGCGGCTTTTACGAAATCCGCCAGCAGATGGATGGCCTGGCGCCGCTGGTCGCCGCGAAGATGGGCTTTGAAAAGACGGATTATCCCTCCGTCATTGCGGAATTGCAGAAAACGACAGTCCCGAAGGAAGAGCTGGAAAGCTTCTATGCCGAACGGCTTGGCAATCTGGAGGAAGTGGTACGCCGCGAAAACGTCGTCTCCCTGCCCGATTATCCGGTTCTGATGCGCCTTGCCAGCGATGCGGAAAGCGCTGCGTCCCCCGCGCCGCACATGCTGATGCCGCGCCTTATCGGCAATACCGGCGAACGCGGCACCTTCGTGCTTACCACGGCCAATCCCTCCGCCGGGGAAGAGGAATATAATGATTTCAACTTCGCGGCCGCATCATGGACGTTGAGCGTGCATGAAGGCCGGCCGGGGCACGAACTGCAATTTGCGCAAATGGTGGAACGCGGCGTCAGCCAGGCGCGCATTCTCTATGCATTCAATTCCACCAATGCCGAAGGATGGGCGCTCTATGCCGAAGCGGAAATGCAGCCCTATGAACCGATAGAAGGCCAGCTGATCGCCCTGCAGCACCGCCTGCTGCGTGCCAGCCGGGCAATGCTGGACCCAATGCTCAATCTCGGCCAGATCGACGTGGAAAGCGCCCGCCGCATCCTGGCGGAAGAGGCCCGCTTTTCCCCTGCCATGGTGCAGCAGGAACTGGATCGCTACACCTTCCGCATGCCGGGCCAGGCGGGTTCTTATTATTACGGCTACAGCCAGATCATCGATCTGCGCATCGCCACCGAACTGGCACTGGGCGAAAAATTCGACCGGCAGGCTTTCAACGATTTCCTGATCGGTCAGGGCTTGCTCCCGATCGACTTGCTGGCCGAAGCCGTGCGTAATGATTTCATCCCTTCGCAAATGGGTAAAACTTCTTGA
- a CDS encoding CHAD domain-containing protein, with translation MAFRLKAKDGSVTKAVRRIAREQIGRAIDAIEDESPAQAVHDLRKRCKKLRGLIRLVRPAFPDYAEENAFFRDTARMVGELRDAKVMQDTYDGLVGKYEGQFDRKELDAIRRRLTHRHKIMQREKDVEAALEQCRSRLRDARRRCAEWKLGEEGWDAISGGLSKTYARARHAATRAELSGDPADFHELRKRVKYHWHHCRILRPICPDELKSRAALARKLSDELGDHHDLSVFTAKLAEAPGDFGNDRDVDLILTLARRRSAMLAQRASVLSARLLAEDAQALVDRFGDSWTGWEKRDGFGR, from the coding sequence ATGGCATTCCGCCTCAAGGCCAAGGATGGCTCCGTCACCAAAGCCGTGCGCCGGATCGCGCGGGAGCAGATCGGCCGCGCAATAGACGCGATCGAGGACGAATCCCCTGCGCAGGCCGTTCACGACCTGCGCAAGAGGTGCAAGAAATTGCGCGGCCTCATCCGCCTCGTCCGGCCGGCCTTCCCCGATTATGCGGAAGAAAACGCCTTTTTCCGCGACACGGCGCGCATGGTTGGCGAATTGCGCGATGCGAAGGTCATGCAGGATACGTATGACGGGCTGGTCGGCAAATATGAAGGCCAGTTCGATCGCAAGGAGCTGGACGCGATCCGCCGCCGCCTGACCCACCGGCACAAGATAATGCAGCGGGAAAAGGACGTGGAAGCGGCGCTGGAACAATGCCGTTCCCGCCTGCGGGACGCACGCCGGCGCTGCGCGGAATGGAAGCTGGGCGAAGAAGGCTGGGATGCGATCTCCGGCGGTTTGTCCAAGACTTATGCCCGTGCCCGCCATGCTGCCACAAGGGCGGAACTAAGCGGCGATCCGGCCGATTTCCACGAATTGCGCAAGCGGGTAAAATATCACTGGCACCATTGCCGGATCCTGCGCCCGATATGCCCGGACGAGTTGAAGAGCCGCGCCGCGCTGGCCAGGAAACTTTCCGATGAACTGGGCGATCACCACGATCTGTCCGTCTTCACCGCGAAACTGGCCGAGGCGCCCGGGGATTTCGGGAATGACAGGGACGTGGACCTGATCCTGACCCTCGCGCGGCGCCGTTCCGCCATGCTGGCGCAGCGTGCCTCCGTCCTTTCCGCCAGGCTGCTGGCTGAAGACGCGCAGGCGCTGGTCGATCGGTTTGGCGATTCGTGGACAGGGTGGGAAAAGCGGGACGGTTTCGGCCGCTGA
- a CDS encoding DUF3817 domain-containing protein, with amino-acid sequence MKLLQIFRVVAWIEGVTTIALFLVAMPLKYWLGNPVLVPPVGLAHGAAWLAYVAAMFICLPGKGFTLWEWVRTFVMALFPFGTFINDPLIRRKEDAWRANARFGDDPETT; translated from the coding sequence TTGAAACTGCTGCAAATATTCCGCGTCGTCGCCTGGATCGAAGGCGTCACCACGATCGCCCTGTTCCTGGTCGCCATGCCGTTGAAATACTGGCTGGGAAATCCGGTTTTGGTGCCACCCGTCGGCCTGGCCCACGGGGCCGCCTGGCTGGCCTATGTCGCGGCGATGTTCATCTGCCTTCCCGGCAAGGGTTTTACCCTGTGGGAATGGGTGCGCACATTCGTGATGGCGCTGTTTCCCTTCGGCACTTTCATCAATGATCCACTGATCCGCCGCAAGGAAGACGCCTGGCGAGCCAATGCGCGCTTTGGCGACGATCCGGAAACCACCTGA
- a CDS encoding TspO/MBR family protein, whose translation MNRLASTAQLRASFLRWALFIVPAIVLLGILSGLLAGSGADNPWFAALEKPSLFPPSATFGIVWTILYILMGLSLALICTAWGARYRFLAIVAFLLQFVLNLAWSPIFFGEHQITIALVILVALDLAVLLTLALFWMIRRTAGLLLLPYLAWVLFATLLNWQILQLNPEADGVDNSYAVQRIEL comes from the coding sequence ATGAACCGACTAGCTTCCACTGCGCAATTGCGCGCCAGTTTCTTGCGTTGGGCCCTTTTTATCGTTCCCGCTATTGTCCTTCTGGGCATTCTATCCGGACTTCTCGCCGGCAGCGGCGCAGATAATCCCTGGTTCGCCGCGCTGGAAAAGCCATCGCTCTTCCCGCCCTCCGCGACATTCGGAATTGTCTGGACCATCCTCTACATCTTGATGGGGCTGTCTCTCGCGCTGATCTGCACGGCCTGGGGGGCGCGTTACCGTTTCCTCGCCATCGTGGCTTTCCTGCTGCAATTCGTGCTCAACCTCGCCTGGTCGCCGATTTTTTTCGGGGAACACCAGATCACTATCGCACTGGTCATACTGGTGGCGCTGGATCTGGCCGTTCTGCTGACGCTGGCCCTGTTCTGGATGATCCGCCGCACGGCGGGGCTGTTGCTGCTACCCTATCTCGCCTGGGTACTGTTCGCGACGCTGCTGAACTGGCAGATCCTGCAACTCAATCCGGAGGCCGACGGGGTGGATAATTCCTACGCCGTGCAAAGGATTGAACTATAG
- a CDS encoding accessory factor UbiK family protein yields the protein MQSENPIISDFVKLANSAAGTFAGMTREAREGARERMKEALGGLDFVSREEFDAVKDMAAKAREENEKLSERIAALEARLK from the coding sequence ATGCAGAGCGAAAACCCCATCATCTCCGATTTCGTCAAGCTGGCGAACAGCGCAGCCGGTACCTTTGCAGGCATGACGCGTGAAGCGCGCGAAGGCGCGAGAGAGCGGATGAAGGAAGCGCTGGGCGGGCTGGATTTCGTATCGCGCGAGGAATTCGACGCGGTGAAAGATATGGCAGCCAAGGCACGGGAAGAGAACGAGAAACTTTCCGAACGTATCGCTGCCCTGGAAGCCAGGCTGAAATAA